The following proteins come from a genomic window of Mycolicibacterium rufum:
- a CDS encoding DUF1810 domain-containing protein, producing MSTPDGDPFALQRFVDAQSGVYPTVLTELRAGAKTSHWIWFVFPQIRGLGHSATAHHYGIASLAEAQAYLAHPVLGPRLEECARLLLAHRDRTARQILGYPDNLKVRSSVTLFSRAGGGAVFTEVLDAFYDGEPDPATLRLLD from the coding sequence ATGAGCACCCCCGACGGCGATCCCTTCGCCCTCCAGCGCTTCGTCGACGCCCAGTCCGGCGTCTACCCGACGGTGCTGACCGAACTGCGCGCCGGCGCCAAGACCAGCCACTGGATCTGGTTCGTGTTCCCGCAGATCCGCGGATTGGGCCACAGTGCGACGGCACACCACTACGGCATCGCCTCGCTCGCGGAGGCGCAGGCGTACCTGGCGCATCCGGTCCTGGGGCCACGCCTCGAGGAGTGCGCCCGGCTGCTGCTGGCCCACCGCGATCGCACGGCCCGCCAGATCCTCGGCTACCCCGACAATCTGAAGGTGCGTTCGTCGGTGACACTGTTCTCCCGCGCCGGCGGCGGCGCGGTGTTCACCGAGGTGCTCGACGCGTTCTACGACGGCGAGCCCGACCCCGCAACGCTGCGGCTGCTGGACTGA
- a CDS encoding (2Fe-2S)-binding protein: MFVCLCTGTTSHVVDEVVAKGARTSKDIAEACGAGGDCGRCRRTLRAIIEAHFAQCDASVSR; the protein is encoded by the coding sequence ATGTTCGTCTGTCTGTGCACCGGAACCACGAGTCACGTGGTGGACGAGGTCGTGGCCAAGGGCGCCCGGACGTCCAAGGACATTGCCGAGGCGTGCGGCGCGGGCGGGGACTGCGGCCGGTGCCGCCGGACGTTGCGGGCGATCATCGAGGCGCACTTCGCGCAGTGCGACGCCTCGGTCAGTCGCTAG
- a CDS encoding TetR/AcrR family transcriptional regulator, with product MTRARNADATRADILTAARNRFGADGFERTTLRAIAGDVGVDPALVIRYFGSKQQLFAAAADFTLHLPDLTTMPPDEMAAALLTRFFAVWEADTTFVALLRAAMTSPEAANTMRSVFATQVAPTVAAVAADHAASRAAMIGSLVIGMATVRYVLEAPAATAMSHDELIGWAAPMIRSLLVGPAPAG from the coding sequence ATGACCCGCGCCCGCAACGCCGACGCCACCCGCGCCGACATCCTGACCGCCGCCCGCAACCGCTTCGGCGCGGACGGCTTCGAGCGGACCACGCTGCGCGCGATCGCCGGCGACGTCGGAGTCGACCCGGCCCTGGTGATCCGGTACTTCGGCAGCAAGCAGCAGTTGTTCGCCGCCGCAGCGGATTTCACCCTGCACCTGCCGGACCTGACGACCATGCCACCCGACGAGATGGCCGCCGCGCTCCTCACCCGCTTCTTCGCGGTATGGGAGGCCGACACCACGTTCGTCGCGCTGCTGCGCGCCGCGATGACGAGCCCCGAGGCCGCGAACACCATGCGCTCGGTGTTCGCGACGCAGGTGGCTCCGACGGTCGCGGCGGTCGCGGCCGACCACGCGGCGTCGCGTGCGGCGATGATCGGCTCGCTGGTGATCGGGATGGCCACGGTCCGCTACGTGCTCGAAGCTCCTGCGGCGACGGCGATGTCGCACGACGAGCTCATCGGATGGGCGGCCCCGATGATCCGCTCCCTGCTGGTCGGTCCTGCCCCGGCGGGCTGA
- a CDS encoding EthD domain-containing protein — MEKVIMTLRGEPGDEAWCTRLRTDIAQTLLDTGVAGVAVNVRDAAVGASLMTLTTLDPPVVAVVSLWTQQYYGAQIRTATDVLAEVCDELAAYLVTESVPLPPPATAAGDRTPGLANVALLRRPAGLDEATWLTRWHRDHTQVAIDTQATFGYVQNTVVRALTDGAAPVSAIVEELFPIEATTDLHAFFGAADDDDLADRMTRMVASTAAFGANENVDTVPTSRYVLREPFVTVQP, encoded by the coding sequence GTGGAGAAAGTGATCATGACCCTCCGTGGCGAACCCGGAGACGAGGCGTGGTGCACGCGGCTGCGCACCGACATCGCCCAGACGCTGCTCGACACCGGCGTCGCCGGCGTGGCCGTCAACGTGCGCGACGCCGCGGTCGGCGCCTCGCTGATGACACTGACCACCCTGGACCCGCCCGTGGTCGCTGTGGTGAGCCTGTGGACCCAGCAGTACTACGGCGCGCAGATCCGCACCGCGACAGACGTTCTCGCCGAGGTCTGCGACGAGCTCGCGGCCTACCTGGTCACCGAGTCGGTTCCGCTGCCCCCGCCGGCGACCGCGGCGGGGGACCGGACGCCCGGGCTGGCCAATGTCGCGCTGCTGCGCCGCCCCGCGGGGCTGGACGAGGCGACCTGGCTGACGCGCTGGCACCGGGATCACACGCAGGTGGCGATCGACACTCAGGCGACGTTCGGTTACGTCCAGAACACGGTGGTGCGCGCGCTCACCGACGGCGCGGCTCCCGTGTCGGCCATCGTCGAGGAGCTCTTCCCGATCGAGGCGACCACGGATCTGCACGCCTTCTTCGGTGCGGCCGACGACGACGATCTCGCCGACCGGATGACCCGCATGGTGGCGAGCACCGCGGCGTTCGGCGCCAACGAGAACGTCGACACCGTGCCGACGAGCCGGTACGTGCTGCGGGAGCCGTTCGTTACAGTGCAGCCGTGA
- a CDS encoding esterase family protein — MKWKEKFRGRWVRRMAAVALAVTTLPGLIGFVGGSATANAFSRPGLPVEYLDVFSAAMNRNIRIQFQGGGPHAVYLLDGLRAQDDYNGWDINTPAFEWYYQSGLSTIMPVGGQSSFYADWYQPSRGNGQNYTYKWETFLTQELPAWLEANRGVSRTGNAVVGLSMAGSASMTYAIYHPQQFIYAASLSGFLNPSEGWWPMLIGLAMNDAGGFNAESMWGPSSDPAWKRNDPMVNINQLVANNTRIWVYCGTGTPSDLDSGTAGQNLMAAQFLEGFTLRTNISFRDNYIAAGGTNGVFNFPAQGTHSWGYWGQQLLQMKPDIQRVLGAQASA, encoded by the coding sequence ATGAAGTGGAAAGAGAAGTTTCGAGGTCGGTGGGTGCGCCGGATGGCGGCTGTCGCCCTGGCAGTCACCACGCTGCCCGGGCTGATCGGCTTCGTCGGGGGATCGGCGACCGCCAATGCGTTCTCCAGGCCCGGCCTGCCGGTGGAGTACCTGGACGTGTTCTCCGCGGCGATGAACCGCAACATCAGGATCCAGTTCCAGGGTGGCGGACCGCACGCGGTGTACCTGCTCGACGGCCTGCGCGCCCAGGACGACTACAACGGCTGGGACATCAACACCCCGGCGTTCGAGTGGTACTACCAGTCGGGTCTGTCGACGATCATGCCGGTCGGCGGGCAGTCCAGCTTCTACGCCGACTGGTACCAGCCCTCGCGGGGCAATGGCCAGAACTACACCTACAAGTGGGAGACGTTCCTGACCCAGGAGCTGCCGGCGTGGCTGGAGGCCAACCGGGGCGTGTCGCGCACCGGTAACGCGGTCGTCGGCCTGTCGATGGCGGGCAGCGCGTCGATGACCTACGCGATCTACCACCCGCAGCAGTTCATCTACGCCGCATCGCTGTCCGGCTTCCTCAACCCCTCCGAGGGCTGGTGGCCGATGCTGATCGGGCTGGCGATGAACGACGCGGGCGGCTTCAACGCCGAGAGCATGTGGGGACCGTCGTCGGATCCGGCGTGGAAGCGCAACGATCCGATGGTCAACATCAACCAGCTGGTGGCCAACAACACCCGGATCTGGGTCTACTGCGGCACGGGCACCCCGTCGGATCTCGACTCGGGCACGGCCGGACAGAACCTGATGGCGGCGCAGTTCCTCGAGGGCTTCACCTTGCGGACCAACATCAGCTTCCGGGACAACTACATCGCGGCGGGCGGCACCAACGGTGTCTTCAACTTCCCGGCGCAGGGCACGCACAGCTGGGGCTACTGGGGACAGCAGCTCCTGCAGATGAAGCCGGATATCCAGCGGGTGCTCGGAGCTCAGGCCTCCGCCTAG
- a CDS encoding FUSC family protein yields MNTVPALRSVLPEAAPVLRSLVAVVIAVLVAVSWGPPGSATAVAGAGAVAGAAALQDRPRGRILRVLFVAALMGASALLGALTSAHSPVFIAAAGVWCFAAALAWALGGHAGLIASAAGALMVAAAPVAPTWASTLGTAGLAVGAGALQAVVIAVWPPRRWRVQHDALTAAYRALAADASRLARRSGDGGLAHADSMIALRAVFTTATGPTTRHPADYRRWYLLPERIGTALTDVADAADSAGILTAAADTLTAVADHRRAAREAADAALRRLDDAVAVLPAADIAAGQRLSAHLHEAAAMRLGDFVPSSPDALRVRRPDLRTSGRAAVSHLRAEIDRHSPVFRHAVRLGAAVATACAAERYTAVGHGAWIALTVLIVLRPETAHTYTRCVGRTAGVAAGAVLASAVLLIARPGPMVTGVLAAVGVGAVYAAARYGYLAWAAAAGAAVTLIVAIDRPIAVASPGDLVVGTLIGGALAVLAHVVFPDDALTRLAQRAGELLKTEIDYAATVIKVYLHELDTATDVRAAAWERTFRARAAFEAAAGAARLESREQRHWLRSYRSVLNAITSSCATLENNLPVDPFPDSHRVFLHAVDEFVEALCGEPPTPTDPWTVDAVELAAAAQRVRRTVPVHESDEGSARVLVGEIAAITRHLSVIAGTPWPTSQR; encoded by the coding sequence ATGAACACGGTCCCCGCGTTGCGGTCGGTGCTGCCGGAGGCGGCGCCGGTGCTGCGCAGCCTGGTGGCCGTCGTGATCGCGGTGCTGGTCGCGGTGTCCTGGGGACCGCCGGGGTCAGCGACCGCCGTCGCCGGGGCGGGGGCCGTCGCGGGCGCGGCCGCGCTGCAGGACCGCCCGCGCGGACGCATCCTGCGCGTGCTCTTCGTGGCGGCGCTGATGGGGGCCAGCGCGCTTCTCGGCGCCCTGACCTCGGCCCACTCCCCTGTCTTCATCGCCGCGGCGGGGGTGTGGTGTTTCGCGGCCGCGCTGGCGTGGGCGCTCGGCGGCCACGCCGGTCTCATCGCGAGCGCGGCGGGCGCACTGATGGTCGCGGCTGCGCCGGTCGCGCCGACGTGGGCCTCGACGCTCGGCACGGCCGGCCTCGCCGTGGGAGCGGGGGCGCTGCAGGCCGTCGTGATCGCCGTCTGGCCGCCGCGTCGCTGGCGCGTGCAGCACGACGCGCTCACCGCGGCCTACCGCGCGCTGGCCGCCGACGCCTCCCGGCTCGCCCGGCGGTCCGGCGACGGGGGCCTCGCGCACGCGGATTCGATGATCGCGTTGCGCGCGGTGTTCACCACCGCCACCGGCCCCACCACGCGGCATCCGGCCGACTACCGCCGGTGGTATCTGCTGCCCGAACGGATCGGGACCGCACTCACCGATGTCGCGGACGCCGCCGACAGCGCGGGGATCCTCACCGCGGCGGCCGACACCCTGACCGCGGTGGCCGACCACCGCCGCGCCGCCCGGGAGGCGGCCGACGCCGCGCTGCGCCGGCTCGACGACGCTGTGGCCGTCCTGCCCGCCGCCGACATCGCTGCCGGGCAACGACTCTCGGCACACCTGCACGAGGCGGCGGCGATGCGCCTCGGCGACTTCGTGCCCTCCTCGCCGGACGCGCTGCGGGTCCGGCGCCCCGACCTGCGCACTTCGGGCCGGGCCGCAGTCAGCCATCTGCGCGCCGAGATCGACCGGCACTCCCCGGTGTTCCGGCACGCGGTGCGCCTGGGGGCCGCGGTGGCCACGGCGTGCGCCGCCGAGCGCTACACCGCGGTGGGCCACGGGGCGTGGATCGCGCTGACCGTGCTGATCGTGCTGCGGCCCGAGACGGCGCACACCTACACCCGGTGCGTGGGCCGCACCGCGGGGGTGGCGGCGGGCGCGGTGCTCGCCTCGGCCGTGCTCCTGATCGCCCGCCCAGGTCCGATGGTCACCGGCGTGCTGGCCGCCGTGGGCGTCGGCGCAGTGTACGCCGCGGCCCGCTACGGCTACCTCGCCTGGGCGGCGGCCGCCGGCGCGGCGGTCACGCTGATCGTCGCGATCGACCGGCCGATCGCCGTGGCGAGCCCCGGTGACCTCGTGGTCGGCACGCTGATCGGCGGCGCCCTCGCGGTGCTGGCCCACGTCGTGTTCCCCGACGACGCGCTGACCCGGCTGGCGCAGCGGGCCGGCGAACTGCTCAAGACCGAGATCGACTACGCCGCCACGGTGATCAAGGTGTATCTGCACGAGCTCGACACCGCCACCGACGTCCGTGCCGCGGCGTGGGAGCGCACCTTCCGGGCGCGGGCGGCGTTCGAGGCCGCCGCCGGGGCGGCCCGGCTGGAGTCCCGGGAGCAGCGGCACTGGTTGCGCTCCTACCGCAGTGTGCTCAACGCGATCACGAGCTCGTGCGCCACCCTGGAGAACAACCTGCCCGTCGACCCGTTCCCGGATTCGCACCGGGTGTTCCTGCACGCGGTCGACGAATTCGTCGAGGCGTTGTGCGGCGAGCCGCCCACGCCGACCGACCCGTGGACCGTTGACGCCGTCGAATTGGCCGCGGCCGCCCAGCGGGTGCGTCGTACCGTGCCGGTGCACGAGTCCGACGAGGGTTCGGCACGGGTACTGGTCGGCGAGATCGCCGCGATCACCCGGCATCTGTCGGTGATCGCCGGCACGCCCTGGCCGACCTCGCAGCGCTGA
- a CDS encoding tetratricopeptide repeat protein → MSASPGVAGLDEQYYDLGSYHRPTDSPSPAAQVWFDRGMVWAYAFNHEEAIACFERALALDPDFALARWGIAYAVGPNYNKAWEAFDPVDLAASVARARSELALAAGGRASAVERGLVDALSARFPTDDPGDTDALQAGHTAYAEAMVALARSHPDDVDVAALSADALVNITAWALWDSRTGEPAPGSRVLEAKRILDDALATPVGRVHPGILHLYLHTMEMSTTPEAALPAADLLRGLVPDAGHLQHMPSHIDVLCGNYHDSVVANRAAVQADRRFVERSGPLNFYSLYRAHNLHFVVYSAMFEGNSATALRAADELAEQLTPDLLAIASPPMADWLEAFVPLRVHVLVRFGRWDDLIATPLPDDTALYCTTAATIHYGRGVAYAATGRLAEARAEREAFAAIYDQIPESRYLFNNTSRDILAVAAAMLDGEIAYRAGDFDAAFEHLRQAIALDDGLPYDEPWGWMQPTRHAYGALLLEQGRVAEAAQVYAADLGLDPTLARSCQHPGNVWSLHGYHECLTRLGRTAEADIIGRQLELAAARADVPIRASCACRLDA, encoded by the coding sequence ATGAGCGCATCGCCGGGCGTCGCCGGGCTGGACGAGCAGTACTACGACCTCGGCTCCTACCATCGGCCGACCGACAGCCCGTCGCCGGCGGCCCAGGTCTGGTTCGACCGGGGCATGGTGTGGGCCTACGCCTTCAACCACGAGGAGGCGATCGCCTGCTTCGAGCGCGCACTCGCACTCGACCCTGACTTCGCGCTCGCCCGCTGGGGCATCGCCTATGCCGTCGGCCCGAACTACAACAAGGCGTGGGAGGCCTTCGATCCGGTCGACCTGGCCGCATCGGTGGCCCGCGCCCGCAGCGAGCTCGCGCTCGCGGCCGGCGGGCGCGCCTCGGCGGTCGAACGCGGGCTCGTCGACGCGCTGAGCGCTCGGTTCCCCACCGACGATCCCGGCGACACCGACGCGCTGCAGGCCGGCCACACCGCCTACGCCGAGGCGATGGTCGCCCTGGCGCGCAGCCACCCCGACGACGTCGACGTGGCCGCCCTGAGCGCGGACGCCCTGGTCAACATCACCGCCTGGGCGCTGTGGGACAGCCGCACCGGGGAACCGGCGCCCGGATCGCGGGTGCTGGAGGCCAAACGCATCCTCGACGACGCCCTGGCCACCCCGGTCGGCCGCGTCCACCCCGGGATCCTGCACCTGTATCTGCACACCATGGAGATGTCGACCACGCCGGAGGCGGCGCTGCCGGCCGCCGACCTGCTGCGCGGGCTGGTCCCCGACGCCGGCCACCTGCAGCACATGCCCAGCCACATCGACGTGCTGTGCGGTAACTACCACGACTCGGTCGTTGCGAATCGGGCTGCCGTGCAGGCGGATCGGCGTTTCGTCGAGCGGTCGGGGCCGCTCAACTTCTACTCGCTCTATCGGGCGCACAATCTGCACTTCGTGGTGTACTCGGCGATGTTCGAAGGGAACTCGGCGACTGCACTGCGTGCCGCCGACGAACTCGCCGAGCAGCTGACCCCCGACCTGCTCGCCATCGCCTCGCCGCCGATGGCCGACTGGCTGGAGGCGTTCGTCCCGCTGCGCGTGCACGTGCTGGTGCGCTTCGGCCGCTGGGACGACCTGATCGCCACGCCGCTGCCCGACGACACCGCGCTCTACTGCACCACCGCGGCGACCATCCACTACGGCCGCGGCGTCGCGTACGCCGCCACCGGACGGCTCGCCGAAGCGCGCGCCGAGCGGGAGGCCTTCGCCGCGATCTACGACCAGATCCCGGAGAGCCGCTACCTGTTCAACAACACCAGCCGGGACATCCTCGCCGTTGCGGCGGCCATGCTCGACGGCGAGATCGCTTACCGGGCAGGAGATTTCGACGCGGCCTTCGAGCACCTGCGACAGGCGATCGCGCTCGACGACGGTCTGCCGTACGACGAGCCGTGGGGATGGATGCAGCCCACCCGCCACGCCTACGGTGCGCTGCTGCTCGAGCAGGGTCGCGTCGCCGAGGCCGCGCAGGTCTACGCCGCCGACCTCGGGCTGGATCCGACGCTGGCGCGCTCCTGCCAGCATCCCGGCAATGTGTGGAGCCTGCACGGCTACCACGAGTGCCTGACGCGGCTGGGCCGCACCGCGGAGGCCGACATCATCGGCAGGCAACTGGAGCTGGCCGCCGCGCGTGCCGACGTGCCGATCCGCGCGTCCTGTGCGTGCCGGCTCGATGCGTAG
- a CDS encoding alpha-amylase family protein: MSEPDWVEHALWWQVYPLGFVGAHPADPPPRPEDHRLRRLVDWLDYALELGASGLALGPVFASQTHGYDTTDHYRIDGRLGDDADFDHLVAEARGRGLRILLDGVFNHVGTDFPRYRDALAGGDRSWFRVRGDEFATFEGHGGLIALNHRTPEVVDYVVDVMCHWLERGADGWRLDAAYAVPDRFWAQVLPRVRERHPQAWFVGEVIHGDYAARVRDSGFDSVTQYELWKAIWSSLNDANLHELDWALKRHNEFLDVFVPMTFIGNHDVTRIASKLDHPDHVEHALVVLLTTGGTPSIYAGDEVAYRGIKEERFGGDDAVRPEFGSPHEGVGEQGHQLFRAHQHLIDLRRRHPWLHTARTSPLQVTNQGYVYATRGGLDTDVLVVALNVDDEALPLNLTEFGFTAGEVVAGSGAPPAERIVETAAPPHGWLVIAPR, translated from the coding sequence ATGAGTGAGCCGGACTGGGTCGAGCACGCCCTGTGGTGGCAGGTGTATCCGCTGGGCTTCGTCGGTGCCCACCCGGCCGATCCGCCGCCCCGTCCCGAGGACCACCGGCTACGCCGCCTCGTCGACTGGCTGGACTACGCGCTGGAACTCGGCGCTTCCGGCCTGGCGCTGGGGCCGGTGTTCGCGTCCCAGACCCACGGCTACGACACCACCGACCACTACCGCATCGACGGTCGGCTCGGTGACGACGCCGACTTCGATCACCTGGTGGCCGAAGCCCGCGGGCGCGGCCTGCGCATCCTGCTCGACGGCGTGTTCAATCATGTGGGCACCGACTTCCCGCGCTACCGCGACGCGCTGGCCGGCGGCGACCGCTCGTGGTTCCGGGTACGCGGCGACGAGTTCGCGACCTTCGAGGGCCACGGCGGTCTCATCGCGCTGAACCACCGCACGCCGGAGGTCGTCGACTACGTCGTCGACGTGATGTGTCACTGGCTGGAGCGCGGCGCCGACGGCTGGCGGCTCGACGCCGCCTACGCGGTGCCCGACCGGTTCTGGGCCCAGGTGCTGCCCCGCGTGCGGGAACGGCATCCGCAGGCCTGGTTCGTCGGCGAGGTCATCCACGGCGACTACGCCGCGCGGGTGCGCGATTCGGGCTTCGACTCCGTCACCCAGTACGAGCTGTGGAAGGCGATCTGGAGCAGCCTCAACGACGCGAATCTGCACGAACTCGACTGGGCGCTCAAGCGGCACAACGAGTTCCTCGACGTCTTCGTCCCGATGACGTTCATCGGCAACCACGACGTGACCCGGATCGCCAGCAAGCTGGACCATCCGGACCACGTCGAGCACGCCCTGGTGGTGCTGCTCACCACCGGCGGGACGCCGAGCATCTACGCCGGCGATGAAGTCGCCTACCGCGGGATCAAGGAGGAGCGGTTCGGCGGTGACGACGCGGTACGACCCGAATTCGGTTCTCCCCATGAGGGAGTCGGCGAGCAGGGGCACCAGCTGTTCCGCGCGCACCAGCACCTCATCGACCTGCGCCGCCGTCACCCCTGGCTGCACACCGCGCGGACCTCGCCGCTGCAGGTGACCAACCAGGGATACGTCTACGCCACCCGCGGTGGCCTGGACACCGACGTGCTGGTCGTGGCGCTCAACGTCGACGACGAAGCCCTGCCCCTGAACCTGACTGAATTCGGTTTCACCGCAGGCGAGGTGGTGGCCGGCTCCGGCGCGCCCCCGGCCGAGCGGATCGTCGAGACGGCGGCGCCGCCGCACGGCTGGCTGGTGATAGCCCCGCGCTGA
- a CDS encoding FAD-dependent monooxygenase has protein sequence MTVPVLIVGAGPTGLTAAVELSRLGIDVRIVDRAARPSAESRALAVQARTMELLRVRGVGDEMLALGNRARAAGLYTGDRKLAPIELHRMPSTFNFILMLAQSETERLLTEQLARQGVKVERGVEVTSVRPGAETVTVTLRGTEGGLELVDASYVIAADGPHSALRKALGVPFPGRTLPQDYVLADLHIAGDLPQDEVSIFLARHGFVAVFPMGRGRFRMMATDPDRRLVGDSEPTVTQMQELYDRTVGVPARLYDVNWSSRFRINSRHVPTMRMGRVFFGGDAAHVHSPAGGQGMNVGIQDMVNLSWKVAMVLDGRARATLLDTYSPERLPVIRTVVRFTEIGTRVFNSTNPLVHALRVRLAPKALGRNAVQNAAAAMFGQVSAGYRDGMLAEGGGGLAGLRAGDRVPDVDGLYDALDLGGLTLFSGVRAVADVGRAWDGVVSVRDAAALAPEGWLLVRPDGYLAAAGGPGDAALLDRWLEQWFVRPAGASVNER, from the coding sequence ATGACCGTTCCCGTGCTCATCGTCGGCGCCGGGCCGACGGGTCTGACCGCGGCCGTCGAACTCTCCCGCCTCGGCATCGACGTCCGCATCGTGGACCGCGCCGCGCGGCCGTCGGCCGAGTCGCGCGCCCTGGCCGTCCAGGCGCGCACGATGGAACTGCTGCGGGTCCGCGGCGTCGGTGACGAGATGCTCGCACTGGGTAACCGGGCCCGGGCGGCGGGTCTCTACACCGGCGACCGGAAGCTGGCGCCGATCGAACTCCACCGGATGCCCAGCACATTCAACTTCATCCTGATGCTCGCGCAGTCCGAGACCGAGCGGCTGCTCACCGAGCAGCTCGCCCGACAGGGCGTCAAGGTCGAGCGCGGTGTGGAGGTGACCTCGGTGCGGCCCGGCGCAGAGACCGTGACGGTGACGCTGCGCGGGACCGAAGGCGGGCTCGAGCTTGTCGACGCGTCGTACGTGATCGCCGCGGACGGCCCGCACAGCGCGCTGCGCAAGGCGCTCGGCGTGCCCTTCCCCGGCCGGACCCTGCCGCAGGACTACGTGCTGGCCGATCTGCACATCGCCGGCGACCTCCCTCAAGACGAGGTGTCGATCTTCCTGGCGCGGCACGGCTTCGTCGCGGTGTTCCCGATGGGGCGCGGACGGTTCCGGATGATGGCCACCGACCCCGACCGCCGCCTCGTCGGCGACTCCGAGCCGACCGTGACCCAGATGCAGGAGCTCTACGACCGCACCGTCGGCGTGCCCGCGCGCCTGTACGACGTCAACTGGAGTTCGCGGTTCCGGATCAACAGCAGGCACGTGCCGACCATGCGGATGGGCCGCGTGTTCTTCGGCGGCGACGCCGCGCACGTGCACAGCCCGGCCGGCGGGCAGGGGATGAACGTCGGCATCCAGGACATGGTGAACCTGTCATGGAAGGTGGCGATGGTGCTCGACGGGCGGGCCAGGGCGACCCTGCTCGACACCTACTCCCCCGAGCGCCTGCCGGTGATCCGGACGGTGGTGCGGTTCACCGAGATCGGCACCCGTGTGTTCAACTCGACGAACCCCCTCGTGCATGCCCTCCGGGTCCGGCTGGCGCCGAAAGCGCTCGGGCGCAACGCGGTTCAGAACGCCGCCGCGGCGATGTTCGGCCAGGTGTCGGCCGGGTACCGCGACGGCATGCTCGCCGAGGGTGGTGGTGGCCTCGCGGGGCTGCGAGCCGGTGACCGCGTGCCCGATGTCGACGGACTGTACGACGCCCTCGACCTCGGGGGCTTGACGTTGTTCTCTGGCGTCCGCGCGGTCGCCGACGTGGGACGGGCCTGGGACGGTGTGGTAAGCGTGCGCGACGCGGCTGCACTGGCTCCCGAGGGGTGGCTGCTGGTCCGCCCCGACGGCTACCTCGCCGCGGCGGGAGGGCCCGGCGACGCCGCACTGCTGGACCGATGGCTCGAGCAATGGTTCGTGCGGCCTGCTGGCGCGTCGGTGAACGAGCGGTGA
- a CDS encoding nucleoside deaminase: MPVRAADVDHLRRCADLARQALDSGDEPFGSLLVDPDGVVRFEDHNHVAGGDATRHPELAIALWAVEHLSPQQRAASTVYTSGEHCPMCAAAHAWVGLGRIVYAASSAQLTQWLREWDAPEPPVAALPITTVAPGVPVDGPAPDLTETMKALYERAFRR; the protein is encoded by the coding sequence GTGCCTGTCCGAGCCGCCGACGTCGACCATCTGCGACGCTGCGCGGACCTGGCCCGTCAGGCGCTGGACTCCGGTGACGAGCCGTTCGGCTCGCTGCTGGTGGACCCCGACGGCGTGGTGCGCTTCGAGGATCACAACCACGTCGCCGGCGGGGACGCCACCCGCCATCCCGAGCTGGCGATCGCGCTGTGGGCCGTCGAACACCTGAGCCCGCAGCAGCGCGCGGCCTCGACGGTCTACACCTCCGGCGAGCACTGTCCGATGTGCGCGGCCGCGCACGCCTGGGTGGGGTTGGGCCGCATCGTCTACGCGGCCTCCTCAGCCCAGCTGACGCAGTGGCTGCGTGAGTGGGACGCGCCCGAGCCGCCGGTGGCGGCGCTGCCGATCACGACGGTCGCGCCGGGTGTCCCGGTCGACGGGCCCGCGCCCGATCTGACCGAGACCATGAAAGCGTTGTACGAGAGGGCGTTTCGTCGATGA
- a CDS encoding enoyl-CoA hydratase/isomerase family protein, with the protein MTLQISDDNRVRTLVLDRPEALNAFNEELYLATAVALREADGDAGVAVVLLTGAGRAFSAGNDLKEMQTRIAEGSYASGSHFSTMISALTDLSKPLICAVNGVGLGIGATILGYADLVFMSSTARLKCPFTSLGVAPEAASSFLLPQLIGRQNAAWMLLSSEWVDAAEAHRMGIAWKVCEPDDLLAQARHHANILAAQSIPSLVAVKRAIVEPYRAGITAATEHENAAFTELLGGAANAAALAAFTGGTASD; encoded by the coding sequence GTGACACTGCAGATCAGCGACGACAACCGCGTCCGCACCCTGGTGCTCGACCGGCCCGAGGCGCTCAACGCCTTCAACGAGGAGCTCTACCTCGCCACGGCCGTCGCGCTGCGCGAGGCCGACGGGGACGCGGGTGTCGCGGTCGTCCTGCTCACCGGCGCGGGCCGCGCGTTCAGCGCGGGCAACGACCTCAAGGAGATGCAGACCCGCATCGCCGAGGGGTCCTACGCGTCGGGCAGTCACTTCTCGACGATGATCAGCGCGCTCACCGACCTGTCGAAGCCGTTGATCTGCGCGGTCAACGGCGTGGGGCTGGGCATCGGCGCCACCATCCTCGGCTACGCCGACCTGGTGTTCATGTCGTCGACGGCGCGGTTGAAGTGCCCGTTCACCAGCTTGGGCGTCGCCCCCGAGGCGGCGTCGTCGTTCCTGCTGCCGCAGCTGATCGGCCGGCAGAACGCGGCCTGGATGCTGCTGTCCTCGGAATGGGTCGACGCCGCCGAGGCGCACCGGATGGGTATCGCCTGGAAGGTCTGCGAACCCGACGACCTGCTGGCGCAGGCGCGCCACCACGCGAACATCCTTGCCGCACAGTCGATTCCCAGTCTCGTCGCGGTCAAGCGGGCCATCGTCGAGCCCTACCGGGCCGGCATCACCGCGGCGACCGAACACGAGAACGCCGCGTTCACCGAGCTGCTGGGCGGCGCCGCCAACGCAGCGGCCCTGGCCGCGTTCACCGGCGGAACGGCTAGCGACTGA